The Nomascus leucogenys isolate Asia chromosome 16, Asia_NLE_v1, whole genome shotgun sequence genome includes a region encoding these proteins:
- the TRMT12 gene encoding tRNA wybutosine-synthesizing protein 2 homolog: MGENVVVSNMERESGKSVAVVAVVTEPRFTQRYREYLERQKLFDTQHRVEKMPDGSVALPVLGETLPEQHLQELRNRVAPGSPCMLTQLPDPVPSKRAQGCSPAQKLCLEVSRWVEGRGVKWSAELEADLPRSWQRHGNLLLLSEDCFQAKQWKNLGPELWEIVALALGVQRLAKRGRVSPDGTRTPAVTLLLGDHGWVEHVDNGIRYKFDVTQCMFSFGNITEKLRVASLSCAGEVLVDLYAGIGYFTLPFLVHAGAAFVHACEWNPHAVVALRNNLEINGVADRCQVHFGDNRKLKLSNIADRVILGLIPSSEEGWPIACQLLRQDAGGILHIHQNVESFPGKNLQALGVSRIEKEHWLYPQQITTNQWKNGATRDSRGKMLSPATKPEWQRWAESAETRIATLLQQVHGKPWKTQILHIQPVKSYAPHVDHIVLDLECCPCPSVG; the protein is encoded by the coding sequence ATGGGAGAGAATGTGGTCGTTAGCAACatggagagagaaagtgggaagTCCGTGGCTGTTGTCGCAGTTGTGACTGAGCCTCGGTTTACCCAGCGATACAGAGAATATCTCGAGAGGCAGAAACTCTTTGATACACAGCACCGTGTGGAAAAGATGCCGGATGGCTCGGTGGCGCTACCGGTGCTGGGAGAGACGCTTCCAGAGCAGCACCTGCAGGAGTTGAGGAATCGTGTTGCCCCAGGCAGTCCCTGTATGCTCACGCAGCTCCCGGATCCTGTTCCTTCGAAGAGGGCCCAGGGTTGTTCACCTGCCCAAAAATTGTGTCTTGAGGTGAGTCGCTGGGTGGAGGGCCGGGGAGTCAAGTGGTCAGCCGAGTTGGAGGCTGATTTGCCCCGATCATGGCAACGGCATGGTAATCTCTTGTTGCTGAGTGAAGACTGTTTCCAAGCCAAGCAGTGGAAAAATCTGGGACCGGAACTCTGGGAGATCGTTGCCTTGGCACTTGGCGTCCAGCGTTTGGCAAAACGAGGGCGGGTATCACCGGATGGTACTCGAACTCCAGCAGTGACACTGCTGCTGGGTGACCATGGCTGGGTAGAGCATGTGGATAATGGTATCCGTTATAAGTTTGACGTGACCCAGTGTATGTTCTCCTTTGGAAACATCACTGAGAAGCTTCGAGTGGCATCGTTGTCCTGTGCTGGAGAAGTGCTGGTGGATCTCTATGCAGGAATTGGTTATTTTACATTGCCTTTCCTAGTTCATGCTGGTGCTGCCTTCGTCCATGCTTGTGAGTGGAATCCCCATGCTGTAGTTGCTCTGAGAAATAACCTTGAGATCAACGGAGTAGCAGATCGGTGCCAAGTACACTTTGGAGATAACAGAAAACTGAAGCTCTCAAATATTGCAGATAGGGTGATCCTGGGGCTGATTCCCAGCTCTGAAGAAGGCTGGCCCATTGCCTGCCAATTGTTAAGGCAGGATGCTGGAGGCATTTTGCATATCCACCAAAATGTGGAATCTTTCCCAGGGAAGAATCTTCAGGCTCTTGGAGTCAGCAGAATAGAGAAAGAGCATTGGCTGTATCCTCAGCAAATTACCACCAACCAATGGAAAAATGGAGCTACCAGGGATTCTAGGGGAAAAATGCTGTCACCAGCCACCAAGCCAGAGTGGCAAAGGTGGGCAGAATCTGCAGAAACTCGAATCGCCACTCTTCTTCAGCAGGTGCATGGGAAACCGTGGAAGACACAAATTCTGCACATTCAACCAGTGAAATCCTATGCTCCCCATGTGGATCACATAGTCCTGGATCTGGAATGCTGCCCCTGTCCTTCAGTTGGCTAG